A part of Desulfomicrobium baculatum DSM 4028 genomic DNA contains:
- a CDS encoding tRNA (cytidine(34)-2'-O)-methyltransferase, which produces MQIALYEPEIPPNTGTIARLCAASTTRLNLIEPLGFSLDDKYLKRAGLDYWPHVDKRIWPSWPAFLEGRDPGRLVFTSARQGVAYHRFSFRADDIIVLGPETRGLPPEVLHDAQDLIRIPIWGEVRSVNLANAAAVLLYEAYRQTGELDLREGRPAAP; this is translated from the coding sequence ATGCAAATCGCCCTTTACGAGCCTGAAATACCCCCCAACACCGGGACCATCGCCCGGCTCTGCGCCGCCTCCACCACCCGCCTGAATCTGATCGAACCCCTGGGCTTCAGCCTGGACGACAAATATCTCAAAAGGGCGGGGCTCGACTACTGGCCGCACGTGGACAAGCGGATCTGGCCGTCCTGGCCCGCCTTTCTTGAAGGCCGCGATCCGGGCCGTCTGGTTTTCACCAGCGCGCGCCAGGGGGTGGCCTACCACCGGTTTTCCTTCAGGGCCGACGACATCATCGTGCTCGGCCCGGAAACCCGGGGCCTGCCCCCGGAAGTACTCCATGACGCCCAGGATCTGATCCGCATCCCCATCTGGGGAGAAGTCAGAAGCGTCAACCTGGCCAATGCCGCGGCTGTGCTTCTCTACGAAGCCTATCGTCAGACCGGAGAGCTGGACCTGCGCGAGGGCCGGCCCGCCGCCCCCTAA
- the cbiB gene encoding adenosylcobinamide-phosphate synthase CbiB, which produces MPDTLYSLPLNLSLFVFLLGCVALDLLFGDPRDWPHPVRLIGKILARLEGWATSFFLGPRIGGTLSVAAVAAGSAATVLLLTGLPLMGEILALYLGYAGLALGCLLRETNTVLALLEDGRLAAARAHLAGLVSRDTDDMTEDEVCRALGETLAENFNDGFVAPLFWLCLLGPAALWAYKAVSTVDSMWGYRTPRFEKIGKAGARADDILAWMPARLAAISIWATGWLLLRPAAWERIARDARSMDSPNAGWPMSAAAHVAGVSMGGPTRYFGEIKDKPFLGPLGVTWSPQRVRGMLRALLPAALLCTVVLTIAGSSLSWWNLG; this is translated from the coding sequence ATGCCCGACACGCTCTACAGTCTGCCGCTGAACCTGTCACTCTTCGTCTTCCTGCTGGGCTGCGTGGCCCTGGACCTGCTCTTTGGCGATCCCCGCGACTGGCCGCACCCTGTGCGGCTCATCGGCAAAATACTGGCGCGCCTTGAGGGCTGGGCAACATCTTTTTTCCTTGGACCGCGCATAGGTGGAACCCTGAGCGTCGCCGCCGTGGCTGCGGGCAGCGCGGCCACGGTCCTTCTGCTGACCGGCCTGCCCCTGATGGGAGAGATCCTGGCCCTGTACCTTGGCTATGCGGGGCTGGCCCTGGGCTGTCTGCTGCGGGAAACCAACACCGTACTGGCACTGCTCGAAGACGGGCGGCTGGCGGCGGCCCGCGCCCATCTGGCCGGACTGGTCAGCAGGGACACGGACGACATGACCGAGGACGAAGTCTGCCGCGCCCTGGGCGAAACCCTGGCCGAAAATTTCAATGACGGATTCGTGGCCCCCCTCTTCTGGCTCTGCCTGCTGGGGCCCGCCGCGTTGTGGGCCTACAAGGCCGTGAGCACTGTGGACTCCATGTGGGGATACCGCACGCCGCGTTTCGAGAAGATCGGCAAGGCCGGGGCGCGGGCCGACGACATCCTGGCCTGGATGCCCGCCCGTCTGGCCGCCATCTCCATCTGGGCCACGGGCTGGCTGCTGCTGCGCCCCGCCGCCTGGGAACGCATCGCGCGTGACGCCCGGAGCATGGACAGCCCCAACGCGGGCTGGCCCATGAGCGCCGCCGCCCACGTGGCAGGCGTGAGCATGGGCGGCCCGACCCGCTATTTCGGAGAGATCAAGGACAAGCCGTTCCTCGGGCCGCTCGGTGTGACCTGGTCCCCGCAGCGCGTTCGCGGCATGCTGCGCGCGCTGCTGCCGGCCGCGCTGCTGTGTACCGTGGTCCTAACCATCGCGGGAAGCTCGTTGAGCTGGTGGAATCTCGGCTGA
- a CDS encoding class I SAM-dependent methyltransferase: MQIQDDYELLDSGNGQKLERFGTVILARPCAQAVWEPSQPALWESASATFDRKDGLNWHGRERLPEEWIVTVRGVRMRLSTTDFGHLGIFPETLDLWQWIAGAVRQGAVAHGEAPRFLNLFAYSGGATLAAALAGAQCCHLDASKGMVEWARGNAALNGLEDSGTRFIVDDVSAFLKREVRRGRKYDCVLLDPPSFGRGKRGELYKVEKNVQETLDLVRQVLSDTPLFVILTSHTPGFSPIVLRNLLEQTFGKGTLTCGEMLLHGGQEVLDLPSGTWGRWEANKSQI; the protein is encoded by the coding sequence ATGCAGATACAGGACGATTACGAACTTCTCGACAGCGGCAACGGTCAAAAACTGGAACGATTCGGTACAGTCATCCTGGCCCGCCCCTGCGCCCAGGCCGTATGGGAACCCTCGCAGCCCGCGCTCTGGGAATCAGCCAGCGCCACTTTCGACCGCAAGGACGGACTCAACTGGCACGGCCGGGAGCGGCTGCCCGAGGAATGGATCGTGACCGTGCGCGGGGTGCGCATGCGCCTTTCGACCACTGATTTTGGCCACCTGGGCATTTTTCCGGAAACCCTCGATCTGTGGCAATGGATCGCAGGCGCTGTGCGCCAGGGCGCGGTCGCGCACGGGGAGGCCCCGCGCTTCCTTAATCTCTTCGCCTATTCCGGGGGCGCGACCCTGGCGGCGGCCCTGGCCGGGGCGCAGTGCTGCCACCTCGACGCGTCCAAGGGAATGGTCGAGTGGGCACGCGGCAACGCCGCCCTGAACGGCCTTGAGGATTCGGGAACCCGCTTCATTGTCGACGATGTGAGCGCGTTCTTGAAGCGCGAGGTGCGACGGGGGCGCAAGTACGACTGCGTGCTGCTGGACCCTCCATCTTTCGGGCGGGGCAAGCGCGGAGAACTCTACAAGGTCGAAAAGAACGTGCAGGAGACCCTGGACCTGGTCCGTCAGGTTTTAAGCGACACGCCGCTTTTCGTCATCCTGACCTCGCACACGCCGGGTTTTTCGCCCATCGTGCTCAGGAACCTGCTGGAGCAGACTTTCGGAAAGGGAACTCTGACCTGCGGGGAAATGCTGCTGCATGGCGGGCAGGAGGTTCTGGACCTGCCCAGCGGCACTTGGGGAAGATGGGAAGCGAACAAATCTCAAATTTAA
- a CDS encoding GNAT family N-acetyltransferase: MPYSFRSARILAQPVTGAEIPEIETVYAGNRELLLLLDRENDPPVLARRFVEHQNLPPRGCRSSLHNLILREPMAGDVIGLMSLYTGYPKGDIAYVGELFLSVEFQGIGLGREAYLSLEAMLRPGPMTRVRVGVGLKNWNALRFWIRLGFMQVTGMSGDRCFGPGRHAFLELQKNL; this comes from the coding sequence ATGCCGTATTCATTCCGTAGCGCACGCATCCTCGCCCAGCCCGTGACCGGAGCCGAGATCCCGGAAATCGAGACTGTTTATGCCGGAAACAGGGAACTGCTGCTGCTTCTGGACCGCGAAAACGATCCGCCCGTCCTGGCCCGCCGCTTTGTCGAGCACCAGAACCTGCCGCCGAGAGGGTGCAGGTCCTCCCTGCATAATCTCATTCTGCGCGAACCCATGGCCGGGGACGTCATCGGGCTGATGAGCCTGTACACCGGTTACCCCAAGGGCGATATCGCCTATGTCGGAGAACTTTTTCTGAGTGTCGAATTTCAGGGCATCGGCCTGGGGCGGGAGGCCTATCTGAGCCTGGAGGCCATGCTGCGCCCCGGGCCCATGACCCGCGTGCGGGTGGGGGTCGGGCTTAAGAATTGGAACGCCCTGCGGTTCTGGATCAGGCTCGGTTTCATGCAGGTCACGGGAATGAGCGGCGACCGCTGTTTCGGTCCCGGGCGGCACGCCTTTTTGGAGCTGCAGAAAAATCTGTGA
- the proC gene encoding pyrroline-5-carboxylate reductase: MKRFGFIGLGNMGGAIARGLASGGAFALHGFDPSEGMCRKNADIMTIHATVQELVKNSDYVLLAVKPQVMRPVLTGLASALGPETCLVSIAAGVTLDQLVEWSGKECPVVRVMPNTPAMVGKGVYALCFDHALLDEGRRQTLLDVFSSIGQAHVLPEKLFDAYTGLIGSGPAYVYAFMEGLIDAGVTLGLTRAQATSMVAGLVSGSALMAEAEGVHPTLLKEMVTSPGGTTIAGLNALDEHRFKFALGQAVLAAARRSKELAD; this comes from the coding sequence ATGAAAAGATTCGGGTTCATCGGTCTTGGGAACATGGGCGGAGCCATCGCTCGCGGGCTGGCCTCGGGCGGCGCGTTCGCCCTGCACGGATTCGATCCCAGCGAGGGCATGTGCCGCAAGAATGCGGACATCATGACCATCCATGCCACTGTCCAGGAGTTGGTCAAAAATTCGGATTATGTCCTGCTGGCTGTCAAGCCGCAGGTCATGCGCCCGGTGCTGACCGGTCTGGCCTCGGCCCTTGGACCCGAAACCTGCCTTGTCTCCATCGCCGCCGGCGTCACCCTGGACCAGCTGGTCGAATGGTCCGGGAAAGAATGCCCCGTGGTGCGCGTCATGCCCAACACTCCGGCCATGGTCGGCAAGGGCGTTTATGCCTTGTGCTTCGACCACGCGCTGCTGGATGAGGGTCGCAGGCAGACCCTGCTGGATGTTTTTTCCTCCATCGGTCAGGCCCATGTGCTGCCGGAAAAGCTCTTCGACGCCTACACGGGCCTCATCGGTTCCGGGCCCGCCTATGTCTATGCCTTCATGGAAGGGCTGATCGACGCGGGCGTGACCCTGGGGCTGACCCGGGCCCAGGCCACCAGCATGGTCGCGGGGCTGGTCTCCGGGTCGGCGCTCATGGCCGAGGCCGAGGGCGTTCACCCGACGCTTTTAAAAGAAATGGTCACCTCCCCCGGGGGGACGACCATCGCGGGACTCAATGCCCTGGACGAGCACCGCTTCAAATTCGCGCTTGGCCAGGCTGTTCTGGCCGCCGCCAGACGCAGCAAGGAACTTGCGGATTAG
- the ndk gene encoding nucleoside-diphosphate kinase, translating to MERTFSIIKPDAVARNLQGEIMAMIQSAGLRIKGMKMIQLTKAQAEGFYAVHSARPFFGSLVEYMCSGPCVVMCLEGDNAVQKYRDLMGATNKDNAAEGTIRKKYALDIEKNSCHGSDGQDTAAVEIAYFFNALELVG from the coding sequence ATGGAACGCACTTTCTCCATCATCAAACCCGACGCCGTCGCCCGCAACCTGCAGGGCGAGATTATGGCCATGATCCAGAGCGCGGGACTGCGCATCAAAGGCATGAAAATGATCCAGTTGACCAAGGCCCAGGCCGAAGGCTTCTATGCCGTACACAGCGCGCGGCCCTTTTTCGGCAGTCTTGTCGAATACATGTGCTCCGGCCCCTGCGTGGTCATGTGCCTGGAAGGCGACAACGCAGTGCAGAAATACCGCGACCTGATGGGCGCGACCAACAAGGACAACGCCGCCGAAGGCACCATCCGCAAGAAATACGCGCTGGACATCGAAAAGAACTCCTGCCACGGTTCCGACGGTCAGGATACCGCGGCGGTCGAAATCGCATACTTCTTCAACGCACTGGAGTTGGTAGGATAA
- a CDS encoding GAF domain-containing protein, with the protein MSKKRLYEIIYEVSRTVNSSLDPSEVLSRIAEQVTRAMGVKGCFIRLLDRSGKILKPAAYFGLSERYAKKGVVEVAKSGLDREAFTGKVVQIADAGSDPRFQYGGEATKEGLASVLVAPLFVEGSRPIGVLRVYTGERREFDEEEIGFLQAIANISAIAIENARMHQTLKRQMELINAYDYQVFED; encoded by the coding sequence ATGAGCAAAAAGCGCCTCTATGAAATTATTTACGAAGTCAGCCGGACTGTGAACTCGAGCCTTGACCCGAGCGAGGTTTTAAGCCGCATCGCGGAGCAGGTGACCCGGGCCATGGGCGTCAAGGGATGCTTCATCCGGCTCCTGGATCGCAGCGGCAAGATCCTGAAACCGGCGGCCTATTTTGGTCTCAGCGAACGCTACGCCAAAAAGGGCGTGGTCGAGGTGGCCAAGAGCGGACTGGACCGCGAAGCGTTTACCGGCAAGGTGGTCCAGATTGCCGATGCGGGCTCCGACCCGCGCTTTCAGTACGGCGGCGAAGCGACCAAGGAAGGGCTGGCGTCCGTGCTGGTAGCCCCCCTGTTTGTGGAAGGCAGCCGTCCCATCGGGGTGCTCCGGGTCTACACGGGAGAGCGCCGCGAGTTTGATGAAGAAGAGATCGGCTTTCTGCAGGCCATCGCCAACATTTCGGCCATCGCCATCGAAAACGCGCGCATGCACCAGACCTTGAAGCGCCAGATGGAACTCATAAACGCTTACGACTACCAGGTTTTTGAAGACTAG
- the gap gene encoding type I glyceraldehyde-3-phosphate dehydrogenase translates to MEKTRIGINGFGRIGRQVLKTIWQRHRDTLEVVAINDLFDTQTNAHLLRHDTSYGHFAPTVEADADTIRVGGEWEVRSFAQRDPRLIPWKSCGVDIVIESTGIFRTGPTAGQHLESGAKKVIITAPSKDEDLTVVIGVNEDKYDPAIHHIVSNASCTTNCLAPAVKIMHAKFGVAKGVLTTVHAYTNDQRILDLPHKDLRRARAAACNMIPTSTGAAKAVAKVIPEMAGRFDGYSVRVPVPAVSLVDFVAVLERDTTAEELKAAFKEAAAGELKGILGYSEEALVSSDFIADPHSGVVDADFTTVQAGNLAKVLIWYDNEWGYSCRVADLAHLMAQKGL, encoded by the coding sequence ATGGAAAAAACACGAATTGGAATAAACGGCTTCGGACGCATAGGCAGGCAGGTGCTCAAGACCATCTGGCAACGTCACCGCGACACCCTGGAAGTCGTGGCCATCAACGATCTTTTCGATACGCAGACCAACGCCCATCTGCTCCGACACGATACGTCCTACGGACATTTTGCGCCCACTGTGGAGGCCGACGCCGACACCATCCGGGTGGGCGGTGAATGGGAAGTGAGAAGTTTCGCCCAGCGCGACCCGAGGCTCATCCCCTGGAAGTCGTGCGGGGTGGACATCGTCATCGAATCCACGGGCATCTTCCGCACCGGCCCGACAGCCGGCCAACACCTGGAAAGCGGCGCCAAGAAGGTCATCATCACCGCGCCCTCCAAGGACGAGGACCTGACCGTGGTCATCGGCGTGAACGAGGACAAGTACGACCCTGCCATCCATCACATCGTCTCCAACGCTTCCTGCACCACCAACTGCCTGGCTCCGGCGGTCAAGATCATGCACGCCAAATTCGGCGTGGCCAAAGGCGTGCTGACCACGGTTCACGCCTACACCAACGACCAGCGCATCCTCGATCTCCCGCACAAGGATCTGCGCCGGGCCAGGGCCGCAGCGTGCAACATGATCCCCACGTCCACGGGCGCGGCCAAGGCCGTGGCCAAGGTCATCCCCGAGATGGCCGGACGCTTTGACGGCTATTCGGTGCGCGTACCCGTGCCTGCGGTGTCCCTGGTGGATTTCGTGGCCGTGCTCGAACGCGACACGACCGCCGAGGAGCTCAAGGCAGCCTTCAAGGAAGCCGCCGCCGGCGAACTCAAGGGGATACTGGGCTACTCCGAAGAAGCCCTGGTCTCCTCCGACTTCATCGCGGACCCGCATTCGGGCGTGGTGGATGCTGATTTCACCACGGTCCAGGCCGGAAACCTGGCCAAGGTGCTGATCTGGTACGACAACGAATGGGGGTATTCCTGCCGCGTGGCCGACCTGGCCCATCTCATGGCGCAAAAGGGTCTTTGA